In one window of Pseudomonas chlororaphis subsp. chlororaphis DNA:
- a CDS encoding chorismate--pyruvate lyase family protein — protein sequence MPHSISAFSTPDWLSQSRLMPLPDAQTLDWLFDEGSLTRRLTRLSDDGFSVTPLVEGWQPLRADECAALDLQPGSQGWVREVYLRGHGQAWVFARSVAARSALQDGGLNMDELGSRSLGELLFCDQAFQRRPIEVCHYPRLWLPDEVQADELWARRSRFDRATLSVLVAEIFLPSLWSAVGAQPENR from the coding sequence GTGCCGCACTCAATCTCTGCATTTTCCACCCCGGACTGGCTCTCGCAAAGCCGGCTGATGCCCCTCCCCGACGCACAGACCCTCGACTGGCTGTTCGATGAAGGTTCGCTGACCCGGCGCCTGACCCGTCTCTCCGACGACGGCTTCAGCGTGACGCCGCTGGTCGAGGGCTGGCAGCCCCTGCGCGCCGACGAATGCGCCGCGCTGGACCTGCAGCCAGGCAGCCAGGGCTGGGTACGCGAGGTGTATCTGCGCGGTCACGGCCAGGCCTGGGTATTCGCCCGCAGCGTGGCGGCCCGCAGTGCCCTGCAAGATGGCGGGCTGAACATGGACGAACTGGGTAGCCGCTCCCTGGGAGAACTGCTGTTCTGTGACCAGGCCTTTCAGCGCCGCCCCATCGAGGTCTGCCATTACCCACGCCTGTGGCTGCCCGACGAAGTGCAGGCCGACGAGCTCTGGGCCCGCCGTTCGCGCTTCGATCGCGCAACCCTGAGCGTGCTGGTCGCCGAAATCTTCCTGCCGTCCCTGTGGAGCGCCGTCGGCGCCCAGCCGGAGAACCGCTGA
- a CDS encoding COG4315 family predicted lipoprotein produces the protein MTQHTQSWKALLLSAALALPGLAFAAEPAMTKDGMFVDHKGMTLYTFAKDSGGKSMCNDKCAANWPPLMAASGDKAMGEWTVIKRDDGSMQWAYDGKPLYTFVMDKKAGDMTGDGKMDGAWKVAKPD, from the coding sequence ATGACTCAACACACGCAATCCTGGAAAGCCCTGTTGCTGAGCGCTGCGCTGGCCCTGCCGGGGCTGGCGTTCGCTGCGGAACCGGCGATGACCAAAGACGGTATGTTCGTCGACCACAAGGGCATGACCTTGTACACCTTTGCCAAGGACAGCGGCGGCAAGTCCATGTGCAACGACAAGTGCGCCGCCAACTGGCCGCCGCTGATGGCCGCCAGCGGTGACAAGGCGATGGGCGAGTGGACCGTCATCAAGCGTGACGACGGCTCCATGCAGTGGGCCTACGACGGCAAGCCGCTGTACACCTTCGTGATGGACAAGAAAGCCGGTGACATGACCGGCGACGGCAAGATGGATGGCGCCTGGAAAGTGGCCAAGCCTGATTGA
- the ubiA gene encoding 4-hydroxybenzoate octaprenyltransferase — translation MYQSLLKSLNHLNPRAWDFIQLTRMDKPIGIYLLLWPTLWALWIAGKGSPSLANIVIFVLGVTLTRAGGCVINDWADRKVDGHVKRTEQRPLVSGKISSREALMFFAVLMFISFLLVLCTNATTIWLSLGGLALAASYPFMKRYTYYPQVVLGAAFSWGIPMAFTAETGELPATAWLLYIANLLWTVGYDTYYAMTDRDDDLKIGVKSTAILFGEADRVIILTLQGLALVCLLLVGARFELGVWFHLGLLVAAGCFAWEFWYTRDRDRMKCFKAFLHNHWAGLAIFLGIVVDYAVR, via the coding sequence ATGTATCAGAGCCTGCTCAAATCCCTCAACCACCTGAATCCACGCGCCTGGGACTTTATCCAGCTGACCCGCATGGACAAGCCGATCGGCATCTACCTGCTGCTCTGGCCGACCCTCTGGGCCCTGTGGATTGCCGGCAAAGGCTCGCCTTCGCTGGCCAATATCGTGATTTTCGTCCTTGGCGTAACCCTCACCCGGGCCGGCGGCTGCGTGATCAACGACTGGGCCGACCGCAAGGTCGACGGCCATGTGAAGCGCACCGAACAGCGCCCGCTGGTCAGCGGCAAGATCAGTTCCAGGGAAGCCCTGATGTTCTTCGCCGTGCTGATGTTCATCAGCTTCCTGCTGGTGCTGTGCACCAACGCGACGACCATCTGGCTGTCGCTGGGCGGCCTGGCCCTGGCGGCCAGCTACCCCTTCATGAAGCGCTACACCTATTACCCGCAAGTGGTGCTGGGCGCGGCGTTCTCCTGGGGCATCCCGATGGCCTTTACCGCCGAGACCGGCGAGCTGCCGGCCACCGCCTGGCTGCTGTACATCGCCAACCTGCTGTGGACCGTGGGTTATGACACCTATTACGCAATGACCGACCGCGACGACGACCTGAAGATCGGGGTGAAATCCACCGCGATCCTGTTCGGCGAAGCCGACCGGGTAATCATCCTGACCCTACAGGGCCTGGCGCTGGTGTGCCTGCTGCTGGTGGGCGCGCGCTTCGAATTGGGTGTCTGGTTTCACCTGGGCCTGCTGGTGGCGGCCGGGTGTTTTGCCTGGGAGTTCTGGTACACCCGCGATCGCGACCGGATGAAGTGCTTCAAGGCCTTCCTGCATAACCACTGGGCGGGATTGGCGATTTTCCTGGGGATAGTCGTGGATTACGCGGTGCGCTGA